In Chitinibacter sp. FCG-7, the genomic stretch CATCAGCATTCAAAATTGCAACTCGGTGAATTACAGCAGCACATTCAGGCGCAACCTGATGCTGCAAGGGCCTTGAGCCGAACCCTGAATGACTGCATCGCCTGCTGCCAGCGGATTGATGACATTTTAGAAAATCACGTTTCCACACACAGCTCAGTTACTGAAAATTTGCAACAGCTTCTTCGGGTAGTCCTCCATCACTTGCCCAGTGAGGCACCTACCCCAGTCGCAGGCAATCAGCAGATTGACGCCACGCAAACCCAAACGATTATTGCTGAATCCACAATCAGAGCAGCTAGTGGCCAAATCCAAAGTCGTGCTGACATCGTGCAGCAGATAGACCAGATGTGTGACTACCTCGCAAAACATGAGCCAAGCAACCCCGCACCGCTATTGCTTCGTCGCGCTCAAAAAATACTGTCAATGGATTTTCTCCAATTGATGAATGAACTCAACCCGGACGGTGTTTCGCAGATAGAGCATCTTGCCGGATTGAATCGTTAACCCAGTACCATCAAAGAGGACAAAAAAATGGCTAGACCCTCCACCGGAAACAGTGGTCAGAAATTTATTGCGCGTAATCGAGCGCCCCGCGTCCAGATCGAATATGACGTTGAAGTATATGGTTCGGACAAAAAAATTCAGCTCCCATTCGTAATGGGCGTGCTTTCGGACTTGGCGGGTAAATCGGCAGAAAATTTGCCAGCACTTGCTGATCGCAAGTTCATGGAAATCGATGTCGACAATTTTGACAGCAGAATGAAATCACTCAAGCCAAGTACGGCTTTCCGTGTAGCCAACAAGTTAACTGGCGAAGGCGAAATTAGCGTCGATTTGACCTTCGAAAGCATGGACGATTTCAGCCCAGCCCAAACAGCCATGCAAATCGAACCGCTGCGCAAACTGCTAGAAGCACGCCAGCAACTCTCCAATCTGCTGACCTACATGGACGGCAAAAATGGCGCGGAAAAACTGATTACCGAGCTACTCAATGACCCCACCTTGCTGGCAGCGCTATCCAGTGCTCCCAAGCAAGAAGATCAGGCTTGATACCTGTAAGGAGACCCGATAAATGAATCAAGAACTACTCGATCACCCCCAGCAGAGTACCAATACCGTCACTTTGGAGGTGGACAACGACTTTACCCGCCTGCTGCAGCAGGAATTCCGCCCTAAGTCCGATGAAGCCCGCTCTGCCGTCGAAGAAGCCGTGCGCACCCTGGCCGCCCAGGCCCTGGGTCAAACCGGCCTGATCAGCACCGATGCCGTGCGCACCATTGAAAGTATGATCGGCGAGCTAGACCGCAAGCTGTCTGCCCAACTTAATGAGGTGATTCACCACCCTGAATACCAGCAACTTGAATCAGCTTGGCGCGGCCTGCATTACCTCGTCACCAACACCGAAATGGACGAGATGCTGAAAATCAAGGTGCTGAGCATTTCCAAGACCGAACTGCACCGCAACCTGCGCCGCTACAAGGGCACCGCCTGGGATCAAAGCCCCTTCTTCAAGCGCATTTACGAAGAAGAATATGGCCAGTTCGGCGGCGAGCCGTTTGGCTGCCTGGTGGGCGACTATCACTTCGACCACACCCCGGTGGATGTCGAACTGCTGCGCGAAATCGCCCGCACCGCTGCCGCCTCGCACTGCCCCTTCATCGCCGGCGCCTCGCCCTCGGTGATGCAGATGGAATCCTGGCAGGAGCTGGCCAACCCGCGCGACCTGACCAAGATTTTCCAGACGCCGGAATACGCCGCCTGGCGCTCGCTGCGCGAGTCGGACGACGCGCGCTACATCGGTCTGGCCATGCCGCGCTTCCTCGCCCGCCTGCCCTATGGCGTGAACACCAACCCGGTGGATGAATTCGACTTCGAGGAAGACACCGCCGGCGCCGCCCACGAACGCTACAGCTGGGCGAATTCGGCCTACGCCATGGCCGTGAACATCAACCGCTCGTTCAAGTACTACGGCTGGTGCTCGCGCATTCGCGGCGTGGAATCCGGCGGTGCGGTCGACAACCTGCCCTGCCACACCTTCCCGTCCGACGATGGCGGCGTGGACCTGAAGTGCCCGACCGAAATCGCCATTTCCGATCGTCGTGAGGCAGAACTGGCCAAGAACGGCTTCATGCCGCTCTTGCACCGCAAGAACTCCGACATGGCCGCCTTCATCGGCGCGCAGTCCCTGCAAAAGCCGCAGGAATACGTCGACCCGGACGCCACCGCCAACGCCAACCTGGCTGCGCGCCTGCCCTACCTGTTTTCGGTATGCCGCTTCGCCCACTATCTGAAGTGCATCGTGCGCGACAAGATCGGCTCCTTCAAGAGCCGCGACGAAATGCAGCGCTGGCTGAACGACTGGGTACTGCAGTACGTCGATGGTGATCCGGAAAACTCCTCCGAATCAGTAAAGGCCGAGAAGCCTCTGGCCGCCGCCGAAGTGCACGTGGAGGAAGTAGAAGGCAATCCTGGCTACTACACCTCGAAGTTCTTCCTGCGCCCACACTACCAGCTGGAAGGCCTGACCGTATCACTGCGCCTGGTTTCCAAACTGCCATCGATCAAGGAAGGTGGTGCGTAATCCGCATTGCTAAATCACTGCCTGTGTAACTTCCCCGTGTTGCACAGGCAGTAATCACCAGCACTGAGTAGAAACATTTTCAATGGGTATATATCTACAGCCCTTTGCTATCAATGAATACAAGGATATACATCTAAATTTGACCAAGATGCAACTCACCGCTCCTTTCCTCAGCAAGCCACCAAACGCCAAATTACTTACATGTGAAATCAATCACACTACAAATTAATTAATAATCAAGTAAATTTGTTACCATTGCGAAGTAAGCGTTCGAAATGAGTAGTCGATTGAAACTGAATTGAATTTCATAGTTGCAGGTTTGCCAGCGAAGCCTTGCATTGAATAAGCAAGCTTGTTTCTTGATATTCCGATGAGCTTTCACTCCCTGCTTCAGTGATAAAACGAGCCGGTCGTTTTGGCCACCGGAGAATGAATGCTTATCAATTTATTGAACCAGTGGCGCAGCCACATAATACGGAGAAGTAATAATGGCAAATGATATGTTCCTGAAAATCGATGGCATTGAAGGCGAATCGCTTGATAGCACGCACACCAATGAAATCGAGCTGCTGACCTTGGACTGGGGCATGAGCCAAGGTGCAAGCATGCATGCAGGTACTGGTGGCGGCGCAGGCAAGGTATCAGTGGATGATCTGGTCTTTACACACAGCGTGGACAAAGCCAGCCCGATCCTGATGCAGGTTTGTATGAGTGGTAAACACATCCCTAAAGCGGTATTGACCGTACGCAAAGCCGGTGAAAAGCCACTTGAATTCTACAAAGTGACCATGACTGATGTGATGGTGACCAATGTGCAACCTAGTGGCAGCAACAGTGGTGGTGGCTTGATTGAAACCGTAGGCCTGGCATTCTCGAAAGTGAAGATCGAATACCAGCCACAAGGTGCAGATGGTTCGGCCAAAGGCGGCGCAATCGTGACCGAGTACGATATCAAAGCGAACAAAAAAGTTTAATTTGATTATTTAAGCAAGGAGGAAATGCCTCCTTGCTTCAAGCGAAACAAATGCAAAAAAACAGGTTCGAGTAATGACTAAATGCTATGCCACAGGTGATTTTAAAAAATACTTCAAAGAAAATATGGATGAATTAGGACTCCCCTTTCCCACTTCCTTATTTGACACATACAATACTGCAATTGCAACTGCAACAACATTGGTATCAGCCTTAAAAACCCTTGGCAAAGGGGCTACGATGGCGGAATTAATTGGCGCCACAACAGGCCTTGAACTATTAGCTGTTGCAGCATCAATCGGAGCAGCAGCATACACAGGCGCGGTTATTGGCAGCATCGCTGTTGCGAGCGGTCGTTCATTAGGGTGTGGAGCTCGTATTTCAGACTTGTTTGTTTTTGCAGAACAAAACAACTTACAATTTGAAGGATTAAGTACATTTTACCGACTTAACCCTCAGATTTTAGATACAAATCTAATATTTAGAAAATCTTTTGCTGCTAGAGCTAGAATAGTTTGAAGCGTATGAAATGAACAATCTAAGCAATTTGGCATTTATTCTAGTTTGCATAATACTTGCTATATTGGCCTGGTTCGTCTTTCAAATTCTTGGCCAATATACAATACTATTATTCCTTGCGATTGCCATCATCAATTTACTCGTAAAAATTGGAAAGTCAAAGTTCTCAAACAAAAATGATAACCATGACAGGTAATTCACATTATTACCCATGAGTGATCTCGCAAGAATAAACAGTTTATACACATCACTTTGACTGCTCAGAATTCTAAAATGACAACCATTCTTTCACCACAAA encodes the following:
- the tssA gene encoding type VI secretion system protein TssA, translating into MNSDEILALAETSNSEHPCGINLEYSAEFFSLEALVQGTPEQQFGDTIIPAIEPDWIKARQQCVSLIQQSKDLRLVTVFTRSLIATEGLDLLLPSLGLIEQLLTKYWWHLHPELEDGDSTFRLNALGAINDNDFLLRQLRLTPVLPLRGHDVIRIIDIEQLHTAHQHSKLQLGELQQHIQAQPDAARALSRTLNDCIACCQRIDDILENHVSTHSSVTENLQQLLRVVLHHLPSEAPTPVAGNQQIDATQTQTIIAESTIRAASGQIQSRADIVQQIDQMCDYLAKHEPSNPAPLLLRRAQKILSMDFLQLMNELNPDGVSQIEHLAGLNR
- the tssB gene encoding type VI secretion system contractile sheath small subunit codes for the protein MARPSTGNSGQKFIARNRAPRVQIEYDVEVYGSDKKIQLPFVMGVLSDLAGKSAENLPALADRKFMEIDVDNFDSRMKSLKPSTAFRVANKLTGEGEISVDLTFESMDDFSPAQTAMQIEPLRKLLEARQQLSNLLTYMDGKNGAEKLITELLNDPTLLAALSSAPKQEDQA
- the tssC gene encoding type VI secretion system contractile sheath large subunit produces the protein MNQELLDHPQQSTNTVTLEVDNDFTRLLQQEFRPKSDEARSAVEEAVRTLAAQALGQTGLISTDAVRTIESMIGELDRKLSAQLNEVIHHPEYQQLESAWRGLHYLVTNTEMDEMLKIKVLSISKTELHRNLRRYKGTAWDQSPFFKRIYEEEYGQFGGEPFGCLVGDYHFDHTPVDVELLREIARTAAASHCPFIAGASPSVMQMESWQELANPRDLTKIFQTPEYAAWRSLRESDDARYIGLAMPRFLARLPYGVNTNPVDEFDFEEDTAGAAHERYSWANSAYAMAVNINRSFKYYGWCSRIRGVESGGAVDNLPCHTFPSDDGGVDLKCPTEIAISDRREAELAKNGFMPLLHRKNSDMAAFIGAQSLQKPQEYVDPDATANANLAARLPYLFSVCRFAHYLKCIVRDKIGSFKSRDEMQRWLNDWVLQYVDGDPENSSESVKAEKPLAAAEVHVEEVEGNPGYYTSKFFLRPHYQLEGLTVSLRLVSKLPSIKEGGA
- a CDS encoding Hcp family type VI secretion system effector, whose product is MANDMFLKIDGIEGESLDSTHTNEIELLTLDWGMSQGASMHAGTGGGAGKVSVDDLVFTHSVDKASPILMQVCMSGKHIPKAVLTVRKAGEKPLEFYKVTMTDVMVTNVQPSGSNSGGGLIETVGLAFSKVKIEYQPQGADGSAKGGAIVTEYDIKANKKV